The genomic window GGCGCCTTCCTCGGCGACCGCCACGAAGAAGCGTCTGGCCCCCGCCGAGGCCAGCGCCCGGGTCACCTCCACCAGGCCAAGCCCATAGCCATCGGCCTTTACCACGGCACCGGTCTCTCCGGCTGAAAGACGGTCCAGCGCGCGCCAGTTGGCGCAGAGCGCATCAAGGTCGATATGCAGGATTCCGGTTGCCATATGTCTCTGTCGGGTCTGTGGCCCGGAGCGTCAAGAGGGTGTCTTGGCGTCGGTGAGGGTCATGCCGGGGGCGGGATGGGTGCGATAATGCGCCAGCCGCGAGGCCAGATCGCCCTCGTGAAGCTCCAGTTTATGGCCATCGGGATCAAGGAAATAAAGCGATGCGCCCTCGCTGCGATTGTCTTTCCACAGGCGCGCGGAGGCGGCGATTTTCCTGGCCAGATCGGCGAAACCTCCGGGGCTGCAGGATAGGGCGATATGGCTGTCATCGCCGCGTGGCGACATCTCGGTGCTCACTTCCAGACAGAGCCAGAGCGTGCCAAGCTCCAGATAGGCGCCCCGGGGCCATATGGCGGCCCGGCGCGCGCCCAGAACATCCTCGTAAAACTGCAAGGACCGGCTCAGGTCGGACACGGCCAATGTGATGTGATTGACCCCCGAGATTGCCATCAGAACCCGTCCGAATTGCCCGCCTGCCAGGGTTTGACCAGATTGCCGAACCGGGTGAACTGCCCCTCAAAGCTCAGATCAAGCGAGCCGACGGGCCCGTGCCGCTGCTTGCCGATGATCACCTCGGCCTTGCCGTGAAGCTGTTCCATCTCCTGCTGCCATTTCGCCATGGCTTCCAGATTGTCTTCGCCCGGCTTTTCACGCTCTTTGTAATATTCACCGCGATAGACAAACATCACCACATCCGCATCCTGCTCGATCGAGCCGGATTCACGCAAATCGCTCAATTGCGGGCGCTTGTCCTCGCGCTGTTCAACCTGGCGCGAAAGCTGCGACAGGGCAATCACCGGGATGTTCAGCTCTTTCGCGATGGCCTTCAGGCCCTGGGTGATTTCCGAGACCTCATTCACCCGGTTCTCGGATTTCCCCGACCCGCGCAGAAGCTGCAGATAGTCGATGATCAGCAGGTCCAGCCCCTGGGGGAGCGTTTCAGCCGCCGGGCCCGGGCCGCCAGCTGGCTGATCGGCAGAGCAGGCGTGTCGTCGATATAAAGCGGGCAGCTTTCAAGATCCTGCGCCGCCCGCAGATACCGTTGAAATTCCTGCTCATTCAGATCGCCCTTGCGGATCAGTTCCGAGGGCACTTCTGCCGCCTCGGACAACACCCGCTGCGCCAGCTGCGCCGCCGACATCTCAAGCGAGAAAAACCCCACAACCCCGCCATCGACCGTGCCGTCGCTGCCATCGGGTTTCGCGCCCCGTTTCCAGGCCCTGGCCACGTTGAAGGCAATATTGGTGGCCAGGGATGTCTTGCCCATGGAGGGACGACCGGCAAGGATCAGAAGATCGGAATTGTGCAAGCCGCCCAGCATCTTGTCCATATCTGTCAGGCCGGTCGATATCCCGGCCAGACCGCCGCCCCGGTTATAGGCCGCATTGGCGATATCCACCGCGTCGGTCAGGGCCCGCAGGAAGCTTTGAAACCCGCGCGAGGTGGTGCCGGAGGAGGCGAGTTTGAACAAATCCGCTTCGGCCTCGACAATCTGTTCATCCGGTGTGGCCTCATCGCGGACGGTCTGGGCGCGGTCGGCGATGGTGCGCCCCAGATCAATCAATTCGCGCCTGAGCGCCAGATCATGGATCAGTTGCGCATAATCGCGCGCCGCCGATGTGGCGATGGCGGACAGTTGCAGGCGCAGCAGATATTCCGCCCCGCCCAGGTCTTTCAGTCCCGGATGATCGGCCAGAAAATTCTTCAGCGTGGTGGCGTCGGTTTGCAGCCCCTTGGTGATCCGGCTGGCGGCGGTGGCGAAAATCTCCCCATGGACGGGGTCATAGAAATGGTCGGGTTTGACCAGGTCATCCACCCGGTCCAGCACATCATTGGAGGACAGGATCGCGCCCAGAAGCTGTTGTTCCGCTTCGATGTTATGGGGCAGCTCTGCGGCGGCTTCCAACGCGTCGCCGGTCGGATTGATGGCCTGTACCTCATTCATGTCGCCGTCCCTTATTGTGCTTTTGCCGCCCTGGTCCCCACCTTTGGATCGGGCCTACAGGAGCAGGCGCAGACCGGTCAATCTGGATAAGCTGTGGATAGGCTGTGGGTCGAAA from Rhodophyticola sp. CCM32 includes these protein-coding regions:
- a CDS encoding VOC family protein is translated as MAISGVNHITLAVSDLSRSLQFYEDVLGARRAAIWPRGAYLELGTLWLCLEVSTEMSPRGDDSHIALSCSPGGFADLARKIAASARLWKDNRSEGASLYFLDPDGHKLELHEGDLASRLAHYRTHPAPGMTLTDAKTPS